One genomic segment of Novisyntrophococcus fermenticellae includes these proteins:
- the rbsK gene encoding ribokinase: MKYKDKKKVLVIGSLNVDMVTNVDHTPVAGETILGDKLDLIPGGKGANQACAAGRLGADVTMLGALGDDQYAMISKKSLIDSGIDVSYLIQKKHMGTGVALITVNKEGDNSIVVIPGANAQLSKEDIDRNIGLMERSDIVVFQMEIPVETVLYAARKAKELNKLVILDPAPAPREFPMELYCYVDVIKPNETELGILTKTENVLENLYEATELLKGYGVKHVIVTLGKKGVYVNSFNQGVEQIPSYEVQVVDTTAAGDSFTASLALMLAEGKGLMEAVRYANLVAAIVVTRKGAQSSIPRVDEVREYEGKLNVVRNI; this comes from the coding sequence ATGAAATATAAAGACAAAAAAAAGGTGTTGGTTATTGGAAGTCTGAACGTGGATATGGTCACAAATGTAGATCATACGCCGGTTGCCGGAGAGACAATTTTAGGAGATAAGCTAGATTTGATCCCGGGAGGAAAAGGAGCAAATCAGGCATGTGCCGCAGGGCGGCTTGGAGCGGATGTGACGATGCTTGGAGCTTTGGGAGATGATCAGTATGCCATGATTTCAAAGAAAAGCCTAATAGATTCGGGAATCGATGTTTCATACCTTATCCAAAAAAAACATATGGGTACGGGAGTTGCGCTGATTACAGTGAATAAAGAAGGCGATAACAGCATTGTAGTAATTCCAGGTGCAAATGCGCAATTGTCCAAGGAAGATATTGATAGAAATATTGGGTTGATGGAACGAAGTGACATTGTTGTTTTTCAGATGGAAATTCCAGTAGAGACGGTGTTGTATGCAGCCCGGAAAGCTAAAGAACTGAATAAGTTGGTGATTCTTGATCCAGCACCTGCGCCGCGTGAATTTCCGATGGAACTTTACTGTTACGTGGATGTTATTAAGCCAAATGAAACTGAATTGGGAATTTTAACGAAGACAGAGAATGTGTTGGAAAACTTGTATGAGGCTACAGAACTATTGAAAGGCTATGGTGTAAAGCATGTTATTGTTACGCTGGGAAAGAAAGGAGTTTATGTTAATTCCTTCAACCAAGGTGTTGAGCAGATTCCCTCTTATGAAGTGCAGGTAGTGGATACAACGGCGGCGGGAGACTCCTTTACTGCATCATTGGCATTGATGCTCGCAGAAGGGAAAGGGTTGATGGAGGCTGTTCGATATGCAAACCTTGTGGCTGCAATTGTGGTTACGAGAAAAGGAGCACAGTCATCAATCCCGAGAGTGGATGAGGTGAGGGAGTATGAAGGGAAGCTTAATGTGGTTAGAAATATTTAA
- a CDS encoding cache domain-containing sensor histidine kinase — MFQKLTYHTQIFLVSILLVITPTIVLGITTANHTVKQVSEEYHDALNTICVQTNITLDTLLSNAEKVSSMYIFNSDVKRILSTDYQENSLELAQDDNLLISQIKQANNFNTNIVSCIVQNEHDYIFSYNFVNRKDELAAIKDMKEWSDIALANGNPTYFGPISHSKYTGNIFKNILPMVKVMYDPYANKDLGIMYIGINFDPIEKAMNSSKLKNVQILIFNENNELTYSSDDGSLLRENPSLEKDVSDISSHITKNQSHWSDSLKIASTDFSLSVSYNKTTGWKIIHLMDNHVVKNAYISNIQNFIIILFFTIILGFVVSYILSKKITEPMKHLCHDIDSCETGNLHTFQIKKSYFSNRELQQLTDSFNHLNKRLAESLKQNYTVLLNEKQMRLQMLRSQINHHFLYNTLNVISSLAYINHVPEIRTVSNAISSILRYNLRGEAIVKLKDEVYQAEQYIAIQQVRLPHKFTYIINVPEDLMEIKVPAFIFQPLLENCFQHGFSSMEDSCKIELKGELNRGCLILSVIDNGCGMSSEKLSELRRSLDTQDYEIHNTYNQDNHGIGILNVHKRICAYFGRDYGLQLNSSREGTIILIWLPLS, encoded by the coding sequence ATGTTTCAGAAGCTGACTTATCATACACAGATTTTTTTAGTATCCATTCTACTGGTAATTACCCCGACAATCGTACTGGGAATTACAACTGCCAATCACACAGTGAAACAGGTGAGTGAAGAATACCACGATGCCCTCAATACCATATGCGTTCAGACGAACATTACCCTTGATACACTCCTCAGCAATGCTGAAAAAGTGAGCTCTATGTATATTTTTAACTCTGATGTAAAAAGAATTCTGTCAACAGATTATCAGGAGAATTCACTGGAATTGGCCCAAGACGATAATCTATTGATTTCTCAGATTAAACAGGCTAATAATTTCAATACGAACATTGTATCCTGTATTGTTCAAAATGAGCACGACTATATCTTTTCCTATAATTTTGTTAACAGAAAGGATGAGTTGGCAGCCATAAAAGATATGAAGGAATGGTCAGATATCGCTCTCGCAAACGGTAATCCGACTTACTTTGGCCCCATATCACACTCTAAATATACGGGCAATATATTTAAAAATATACTTCCAATGGTAAAAGTCATGTATGACCCCTACGCAAATAAAGATCTCGGTATCATGTATATCGGTATCAATTTTGATCCTATTGAAAAAGCAATGAATTCCTCTAAGCTTAAAAACGTACAAATCCTTATATTTAATGAAAATAATGAGTTGACTTACTCTTCAGATGATGGATCTTTGTTAAGGGAAAATCCTTCACTGGAAAAAGATGTCTCGGATATTTCCTCGCATATTACCAAAAATCAGAGTCACTGGTCTGATTCTCTGAAAATTGCTTCCACAGATTTTTCCTTAAGTGTGTCTTACAACAAAACCACCGGGTGGAAAATTATACATTTGATGGATAATCATGTAGTCAAAAACGCCTATATCAGTAATATACAAAACTTTATTATCATATTGTTCTTTACAATTATTCTGGGCTTCGTTGTATCTTATATACTTTCAAAAAAAATCACAGAGCCTATGAAACACTTATGCCACGATATTGACTCCTGTGAGACTGGAAATCTGCACACGTTTCAGATAAAAAAAAGCTATTTTTCAAACAGAGAGCTTCAGCAATTGACCGACAGCTTCAATCATCTGAATAAAAGGCTCGCAGAAAGTTTAAAACAAAATTATACTGTATTATTAAATGAGAAGCAAATGCGCCTGCAGATGCTGCGTTCCCAGATTAATCACCATTTTTTATACAATACGTTAAATGTCATAAGCTCCCTTGCCTACATCAACCATGTTCCAGAAATCCGCACGGTCTCCAACGCAATATCTTCCATACTTAGATATAATCTGCGTGGTGAGGCAATTGTAAAGCTGAAAGATGAGGTTTATCAGGCAGAACAATATATTGCCATCCAGCAAGTCCGGCTTCCCCATAAATTCACTTATATAATAAATGTTCCAGAGGACTTAATGGAAATCAAAGTACCTGCTTTTATTTTCCAGCCACTTTTGGAAAACTGCTTTCAGCATGGCTTCAGCAGCATGGAGGATTCGTGCAAAATTGAATTAAAGGGTGAATTGAACCGGGGATGCCTCATCCTCTCGGTTATAGATAATGGATGCGGTATGTCCTCTGAGAAACTTTCTGAATTGAGGAGAAGCTTAGATACACAGGATTATGAAATACACAATACATATAACCAGGATAACCACGGTATTGGCATATTGAATGTTCATAAAAGAATTTGTGCCTATTTTGGCAGAGATTATGGATTGCAGCTCAACAGCAGTCGTGAAGGTACGATAATTTTGATATGGCTGCCCTTAAGTTAA
- a CDS encoding uroporphyrinogen decarboxylase family protein, which produces MNKKERMLTVFRGEKPDVTPAGFWFHYSPEFSEADMIRAHVKLYQETDMDIVKIMQDYPYPVEGKIKSPEDWHRISIKGIDSPEFSKMANIIKGIRAEVGEDVFIFQTMFGPFKAASMAFGEEILMEHSKKYPEDVKAGIQIIADGLEMWAKEFLNVGADGIYYSAQYGEVGRFTYEEWERLVKPYDLQILRVPGQEQYVLLHICGEPEYKFKTNLDWFKDYPATMVNWSVKDNNCSLTKGKELFRKPVLGGLNNKGNILNGEKSEIEEEVLAAIEEVGQAGFMIGADCTIQGKNISIEKIAYAVSKAHND; this is translated from the coding sequence ATGAATAAGAAAGAACGTATGCTGACTGTGTTTCGTGGTGAAAAACCGGATGTAACTCCGGCAGGATTTTGGTTTCATTATAGTCCGGAGTTCTCAGAAGCAGACATGATTCGGGCACATGTGAAGCTATATCAGGAAACGGATATGGATATTGTAAAGATTATGCAGGATTACCCATATCCAGTGGAAGGAAAAATAAAGAGTCCTGAGGACTGGCATCGAATCTCTATAAAAGGAATTGATTCACCTGAATTTTCAAAGATGGCGAATATCATAAAAGGAATCAGAGCAGAAGTCGGAGAGGATGTATTCATTTTTCAGACAATGTTTGGTCCATTTAAAGCGGCTTCCATGGCCTTTGGAGAAGAGATACTGATGGAACATAGTAAAAAATATCCGGAGGATGTAAAAGCAGGGATTCAGATTATTGCAGACGGACTGGAGATGTGGGCAAAGGAATTTCTGAACGTGGGAGCGGATGGAATCTATTATTCAGCTCAGTATGGCGAAGTGGGACGTTTTACATATGAGGAATGGGAAAGACTGGTAAAGCCATATGATCTTCAGATTCTTCGGGTTCCCGGGCAGGAACAGTATGTGTTACTGCATATCTGCGGAGAACCAGAGTATAAATTTAAGACGAACCTGGATTGGTTTAAAGATTATCCGGCGACAATGGTAAACTGGTCTGTAAAAGATAACAATTGTTCTCTTACAAAAGGTAAGGAATTATTCCGGAAACCAGTACTGGGCGGACTTAATAACAAAGGAAATATTTTAAATGGGGAGAAATCGGAAATCGAAGAAGAAGTTCTGGCAGCTATTGAAGAAGTCGGACAGGCCGGGTTTATGATTGGTGCGGACTGCACGATTCAGGGGAAAAATATATCAATTGAAAAAATTGCTTATGCAGTTTCGAAAGCACATAACGATTAA
- a CDS encoding ABC transporter substrate-binding protein, translating to MKKKLVAGLGMVLTLAFMTGCSGNSGQPDGSKEDGNKSGSDVTTLEFFQQKGEEGPQKGYQEIIDKFNKEYPEIKIEMNTVPDAGKVLTSRIASDDIPVLFSDYPTQMQFKQKVESGFVEKLSGQEFLQNVNGSALEMSKANDGETYALPYSNNYMGVFYNKEIFEENNLEIPETYDDFIRVCESLQEAGITPIGVMGKDPTKVGHILQSAVVAWTDQGVEKIKEATEGTLKLADDSEMQGMAKKLGETMKFANEDMLGMSDTVVWEGFSNGKYAMCITGSYAKGTLAIANPDLQMGVFPLPGDSKESTKVLSGVDAAICISAKASEEEKECAMKFLEFLARPENAQIFCDNDGAPSCIKGVKMEDEGVAPVLEAIEAGRVHDWMASTIDNNVVTDLYNVTQQLLSDGDTDHFLANMDESIAVSS from the coding sequence ATGAAGAAAAAGTTAGTTGCAGGGCTGGGAATGGTGTTGACACTTGCTTTTATGACAGGATGCTCCGGAAACAGTGGGCAGCCGGACGGAAGCAAGGAAGATGGTAATAAATCAGGTTCAGATGTCACGACTCTGGAGTTTTTCCAGCAAAAAGGAGAAGAAGGCCCTCAGAAAGGATATCAGGAGATTATTGATAAGTTTAATAAAGAGTATCCGGAAATTAAAATTGAGATGAATACCGTACCGGATGCCGGGAAAGTGTTGACTTCGAGAATCGCATCGGATGACATCCCGGTGCTCTTCTCGGATTATCCGACTCAGATGCAGTTTAAACAGAAGGTGGAAAGTGGTTTTGTAGAGAAATTATCAGGTCAGGAGTTTTTGCAGAATGTGAATGGATCTGCTTTAGAGATGTCAAAAGCAAATGATGGTGAGACCTATGCTCTGCCGTATAGTAACAACTATATGGGAGTGTTTTATAACAAGGAAATTTTCGAGGAAAACAACCTGGAGATTCCTGAAACCTATGATGACTTTATCCGGGTTTGCGAATCTTTGCAGGAGGCAGGCATTACCCCGATTGGAGTTATGGGAAAGGATCCTACAAAGGTAGGACATATCCTTCAAAGTGCAGTGGTTGCATGGACAGATCAGGGAGTTGAAAAAATAAAGGAAGCTACCGAAGGAACATTAAAGCTGGCAGATGATTCCGAGATGCAAGGTATGGCAAAGAAACTTGGAGAAACCATGAAATTTGCCAATGAGGATATGCTTGGTATGTCAGACACGGTAGTTTGGGAAGGATTTTCCAATGGGAAGTATGCCATGTGTATTACCGGTTCTTATGCAAAAGGAACTTTAGCGATTGCTAATCCGGATCTTCAGATGGGAGTATTCCCCCTTCCCGGTGACAGCAAAGAAAGTACGAAGGTTTTAAGCGGAGTTGATGCTGCAATTTGTATTTCAGCAAAGGCGAGTGAGGAAGAAAAGGAGTGTGCCATGAAATTTCTGGAGTTCCTGGCAAGGCCTGAGAATGCACAGATTTTCTGTGATAATGATGGTGCACCCTCCTGTATCAAAGGTGTGAAGATGGAGGATGAAGGAGTTGCGCCGGTTTTAGAGGCGATTGAGGCAGGAAGGGTTCATGATTGGATGGCGTCGACGATTGATAATAATGTGGTTACAGATTTATATAATGTCACACAGCAATTATTGAGCGACGGGGACACAGACCATTTTCTTGCAAACATGGATGAATCCATTGCTGTAAGCAGCTAG
- a CDS encoding carbohydrate ABC transporter permease: MQKKRQIISSKLVFFSFTIIPLALYSFFYVYSVVTGIRYSFSDWDGISPDYQFIGLENYRKLVHNPAFWRSLKTTLVYTILLVIGVIVLALILALSLNSLKRFRGFIKSFFFVPAMIGAVTIALIWDQMFLRVLPYIGELLRIPWLSASFLGNVKTALPAVVFVNIWQAVAMPTLIFLSGLQVIPDEQYESAMLDGATTFQKFRYLTFPYILPTVTVNLVLIIKAGFTTFDYSYALTGGGPVRATEVIGIMIYNDAFQNMKFSMANAEACVLFIIIAVFSVIQIKLTSRGGVNT; encoded by the coding sequence ATGCAGAAAAAAAGGCAGATAATTTCTTCAAAATTGGTTTTTTTCAGCTTTACAATCATACCACTGGCATTATACAGTTTTTTCTACGTCTATTCTGTAGTCACGGGAATCCGATATAGTTTTTCTGACTGGGATGGAATTTCTCCTGATTACCAGTTTATTGGACTGGAAAACTACAGGAAGCTTGTTCATAATCCTGCTTTTTGGAGGAGTTTGAAAACAACACTGGTTTACACAATTTTACTGGTCATTGGTGTTATCGTACTTGCCCTTATTCTGGCATTATCCTTAAATTCCCTGAAACGGTTCCGGGGATTTATAAAATCTTTTTTCTTTGTGCCTGCGATGATTGGCGCCGTTACGATAGCACTTATATGGGACCAGATGTTCTTAAGAGTTCTCCCCTACATAGGAGAGCTCTTAAGAATACCATGGTTGTCCGCAAGTTTTCTGGGAAATGTAAAGACTGCACTGCCCGCAGTTGTATTCGTGAATATCTGGCAGGCCGTAGCTATGCCTACCCTTATTTTTCTGTCAGGTCTTCAGGTCATTCCGGACGAACAGTATGAATCAGCCATGCTGGATGGTGCCACTACATTCCAGAAGTTTCGATATCTTACATTTCCCTATATCCTTCCGACCGTTACCGTGAATCTGGTTTTGATCATCAAAGCAGGATTTACTACCTTTGATTATTCATATGCTTTGACGGGCGGAGGACCGGTAAGAGCAACAGAGGTGATAGGAATCATGATTTATAATGATGCTTTTCAGAATATGAAGTTTTCCATGGCGAATGCAGAAGCCTGTGTTTTATTTATTATTATAGCGGTGTTTTCTGTCATCCAGATTAAATTAACCAGCAGGGGCGGTGTGAATACATGA
- a CDS encoding carbohydrate ABC transporter permease, with the protein MKIKGKKIQVNGWLVSRNIILGIGFLMIAVPLYLVVINAFKSLKAAGDNFFAFPKMLYLDNFRNLFSDNHYWGFVGNSAIITVISISLITLFVPLVSYAIARNYEKRYYKFIYFYLLMGLFIPSQVIMLPVTKLMTSLNLLNKSGLILLYLAFSFTQGVFLFVNFIRGLPLEIEEAAHIDGCTVMQTYSKIMVPMMKPMLATIIVMDSLWIWNDFLLPLMILNKSQASWTLPLFQYNFKTEYSFDYTMAFTAYLMSMLPILIVYACGQKYIVKGLTAGAVKG; encoded by the coding sequence ATGAAAATAAAAGGAAAAAAGATACAAGTCAACGGATGGCTGGTATCACGTAATATCATACTCGGGATTGGGTTTCTTATGATTGCGGTTCCCCTGTATCTGGTTGTTATCAATGCATTTAAGAGCCTGAAAGCAGCAGGAGATAATTTTTTTGCTTTTCCGAAGATGCTTTACCTGGATAACTTCAGGAATTTATTTTCTGATAATCATTATTGGGGTTTTGTAGGGAATTCCGCAATAATAACTGTTATTTCCATAAGTCTGATAACTTTATTTGTTCCACTGGTATCTTATGCTATTGCAAGAAATTATGAGAAAAGGTATTATAAGTTTATATACTTTTATCTGCTTATGGGACTTTTTATACCTTCACAGGTGATTATGCTCCCTGTGACAAAGCTTATGACAAGCCTGAATCTGTTGAATAAGAGTGGATTGATTTTACTGTATCTGGCGTTCAGCTTCACACAGGGTGTGTTTCTATTCGTTAACTTTATACGAGGCCTGCCTCTTGAGATAGAAGAAGCAGCGCATATTGATGGGTGTACGGTTATGCAGACTTATTCGAAGATTATGGTTCCCATGATGAAACCTATGCTTGCCACAATCATCGTTATGGATTCTCTATGGATATGGAACGATTTTCTGCTGCCACTGATGATTCTGAACAAATCCCAGGCCAGCTGGACGTTACCGCTGTTTCAGTATAATTTTAAGACAGAATATTCTTTTGACTATACGATGGCATTTACGGCGTATCTTATGTCTATGCTGCCAATACTGATTGTCTATGCATGTGGACAGAAATATATAGTCAAAGGCTTAACGGCGGGAGCAGTGAAGGGATAA
- a CDS encoding response regulator — protein sequence MVKILVVEDEEYARISLVQQLKNISFDEECEILEAENGRRGLSLAKKERPELIFTDIKMPFTDGIELLKEVKCSLEDTTVIMVSAYAEFHYAQEAIKLGASGYLLKPVIDEELADIITRFHKASEYRNSWLEEYIGNGVLNQEVADTDCENTEKFEKLFKEYNLISIYFRDGKVPLKSNLKKLLRQGMKKRIWNCLL from the coding sequence TTGGTAAAAATATTAGTCGTGGAAGATGAAGAATATGCAAGGATATCCCTGGTCCAACAGTTGAAAAACATTTCTTTTGATGAGGAATGTGAGATATTGGAGGCGGAAAACGGGAGGCGGGGTCTTTCTCTTGCCAAAAAAGAAAGGCCGGAACTGATATTTACAGATATAAAGATGCCCTTTACAGATGGAATTGAACTTCTAAAAGAAGTGAAATGCAGCTTAGAGGATACGACTGTAATTATGGTAAGTGCCTATGCAGAATTTCATTATGCCCAGGAAGCGATAAAATTGGGTGCCAGCGGCTATCTGCTGAAACCCGTAATCGATGAGGAACTGGCTGACATAATTACCAGATTTCACAAGGCATCAGAGTACAGGAACAGTTGGCTGGAGGAATATATCGGAAACGGAGTTCTGAATCAGGAAGTGGCAGATACAGACTGCGAAAATACTGAAAAATTTGAGAAACTGTTCAAGGAATATAATCTTATCAGTATCTATTTCCGGGATGGAAAAGTCCCCTTAAAAAGTAATTTGAAAAAACTGCTGAGACAGGGAATGAAAAAAAGGATTTGGAATTGCCTGTTGTAG
- a CDS encoding helix-turn-helix domain-containing protein, with product MPVVEVGKKHWFVVCDSLEGESFVQRIGFLLSREGFRYKAGVSLSYKHGRKLHKAYQESVLAVKSKIFYEEKRNIIFYRDLEERTAAYEDIGEKPLNSIRLYMEQGNETLACGRLESWIRDIFSIPKLKTSSIEGVLIQIFAMVHLLIEKYTLNPEEKYHIPISFSILDVDSVDELIQRMNRLIQILCMEMKKEKESNPDKLVRVMTEYIHQNYNKEISLKDLAENVLFMNHTYLSHIFAEKTGSCYSAYLKQVRMEKAKEFLKKDTLSITDVAISSGYNDCSQFIRSFKKEVGMTPKKFRERHKT from the coding sequence TTGCCTGTTGTAGAAGTAGGAAAAAAACACTGGTTTGTAGTTTGTGACAGCCTGGAGGGTGAAAGCTTTGTCCAGAGAATTGGCTTTTTACTGAGCAGAGAAGGCTTCCGTTATAAGGCAGGTGTCAGCTTAAGCTATAAGCACGGCAGAAAGCTTCACAAGGCATACCAGGAATCGGTATTGGCGGTAAAGAGTAAGATATTCTATGAAGAGAAGCGGAACATTATTTTCTACAGAGATTTGGAAGAGAGAACGGCAGCTTATGAGGATATTGGTGAAAAACCCCTGAACAGCATACGGCTTTACATGGAACAGGGAAATGAAACACTGGCCTGCGGCAGACTGGAATCCTGGATCCGGGACATTTTCTCCATTCCGAAGTTAAAGACAAGTAGTATAGAAGGTGTCTTAATACAGATTTTTGCCATGGTACATTTGCTTATAGAAAAGTATACACTGAATCCGGAAGAAAAATATCATATTCCTATCTCGTTTTCTATTTTGGATGTGGACTCCGTGGATGAATTAATCCAACGGATGAATCGCCTGATTCAGATTCTCTGTATGGAGATGAAGAAAGAGAAGGAATCTAATCCAGACAAACTGGTGAGAGTCATGACTGAATACATTCATCAAAATTATAATAAAGAAATATCTTTAAAGGATCTGGCAGAAAATGTTCTTTTTATGAATCACACATATCTGAGTCATATCTTCGCAGAAAAAACCGGAAGCTGTTATTCCGCATATTTAAAACAGGTAAGGATGGAAAAAGCGAAAGAATTTCTGAAAAAGGATACGTTATCCATTACGGATGTAGCCATTTCGTCAGGTTACAATGACTGTTCTCAATTTATCAGAAGCTTTAAAAAAGAAGTAGGAATGACGCCTAAAAAATTCAGAGAAAGGCATAAAACATAG
- a CDS encoding L-cysteine desulfidase family protein, which produces MTREIEYLNRLKSEIAPALGCTEPAAAALAAAYSAKELGEDPVRICLKVSPYIYKNGMNVGIPGTKMTGLDIASALGAVSAAPEKKLMVLNGISEDDLKKALSLTEAGMVSVELADSDEKIYIEAFTASKKNRAKAVISKKHDYLTFLEKNGEILYTQVETENPESLKKEILSPVGELTLKDIRDFAMKVPYEKLYFLRDVVRLNREIAEEGLTKDYGLNVGQSILIKDRTGLFSQDIGGYAVALTAAAADARMSGCEMPVMSAGGSGNQGLTATLPIVAVSLKLNKSEEETFRALAVSLLVTIHAKEYIGRLSVLCGCSIAAAIGSCCGIIFLFGGSLEQMEIGVNNMIADISGVVCDGAKPGCALKIATAVNSAIRWANMALNGIGAGEHDGIVKADVEHTLRNLGRLGNQGMSQTNDVILHMMLDR; this is translated from the coding sequence ATGACAAGAGAAATAGAGTATTTGAATCGCCTGAAATCAGAGATTGCCCCGGCTTTAGGCTGTACAGAGCCGGCAGCAGCGGCACTTGCCGCCGCATACAGTGCGAAAGAATTAGGGGAGGATCCGGTCAGGATTTGCTTAAAAGTAAGCCCCTATATCTATAAGAACGGCATGAATGTCGGGATACCGGGAACAAAGATGACTGGGCTGGATATTGCGTCTGCCCTGGGTGCGGTCAGTGCAGCCCCCGAAAAGAAACTCATGGTGCTGAATGGTATATCAGAAGATGATTTGAAAAAGGCATTGAGCCTGACAGAGGCAGGAATGGTTTCCGTAGAGCTTGCAGATAGCGATGAGAAAATCTATATAGAGGCCTTTACAGCCTCAAAAAAGAATAGAGCAAAAGCGGTGATTTCAAAGAAACATGATTATCTGACATTTCTGGAGAAAAATGGAGAAATCTTATATACACAGGTAGAAACTGAAAATCCGGAATCACTGAAAAAAGAGATACTAAGTCCGGTCGGTGAATTGACTTTGAAGGACATCAGAGATTTTGCTATGAAAGTCCCTTATGAAAAATTATATTTTTTGCGTGATGTTGTACGCCTGAACCGTGAGATTGCGGAAGAAGGATTAACTAAAGATTACGGACTGAATGTAGGGCAAAGTATCTTGATCAAAGACAGGACAGGCCTGTTTTCACAGGATATAGGAGGTTATGCTGTTGCCTTAACTGCGGCGGCGGCAGATGCCAGAATGTCAGGCTGTGAAATGCCGGTCATGAGCGCCGGCGGCAGTGGAAACCAGGGATTAACGGCTACCCTGCCCATCGTTGCAGTCAGTCTGAAGTTAAATAAATCGGAGGAAGAGACCTTCAGAGCCCTGGCGGTCAGTCTGCTGGTCACAATTCATGCAAAGGAATATATCGGACGTCTTTCGGTTCTTTGCGGCTGCTCCATAGCAGCGGCGATTGGAAGCTGCTGTGGAATTATCTTTTTGTTTGGAGGAAGCCTGGAGCAGATGGAAATCGGTGTGAATAACATGATTGCTGATATCTCGGGTGTCGTTTGTGACGGAGCTAAACCCGGATGTGCCCTTAAAATTGCAACTGCAGTAAACTCGGCCATCCGATGGGCCAATATGGCTCTGAATGGAATCGGAGCAGGTGAGCATGACGGTATTGTTAAAGCCGATGTAGAGCACACACTGCGTAACCTGGGACGACTTGGAAATCAGGGCATGAGCCAGACCAATGATGTCATACTGCATATGATGCTGGACAGGTAG